One genomic segment of Bacteroides caccae includes these proteins:
- the hflX gene encoding GTPase HflX produces MKEFVISEAKVEIAVLVGLITQTQDERKTNEYLDELAFLAETAGAEVVKRFTQKLPTANSVTYVGKGKLEEIKQYIRNEEEEEREVGMVIFDDELSAKQIRNIEAELKIKILDRTSLILDIFAMRAQTANAKTQVELAQYKYMLPRLQRLWTHLERQGGGSGAGGGKGSVGLRGPGETQLEMDRRIILNRMSLLKERLAEIDKQKATQRKNRGRMIRVALVGYTNVGKSTMMNLLSKSEVFAENKLFATLDTTVRKVIIDNLPFLLSDTVGFIRKLPTDLVDSFKSTLDEVREADLLVHVVDISHPGFEEQIEVVNKTLAEIGGGGKPMILVFNKIDAYTYVEKAPDDLTPRTKENLTLEELMKTWMAKMEDNCLFISARERINMDELKSVVYQRVKELHVQKYPYNDFLYQTYEEEE; encoded by the coding sequence ATGAAAGAATTTGTAATATCCGAAGCCAAAGTAGAAATAGCAGTGCTTGTGGGACTCATCACTCAGACGCAGGATGAGCGTAAAACGAACGAGTATCTGGATGAATTGGCGTTCCTTGCCGAGACGGCTGGGGCGGAAGTAGTGAAACGATTTACGCAGAAGTTGCCGACAGCTAACTCGGTGACCTATGTCGGTAAAGGAAAATTGGAGGAGATTAAACAATATATCCGGAACGAGGAGGAAGAAGAACGTGAAGTGGGAATGGTTATCTTTGATGATGAACTTTCTGCGAAACAGATACGTAATATTGAAGCTGAGCTGAAAATTAAAATACTTGACCGTACATCACTGATCCTCGATATATTCGCGATGCGTGCTCAGACTGCTAATGCAAAGACGCAGGTGGAACTTGCCCAGTATAAATATATGTTGCCACGCCTGCAACGACTCTGGACTCACTTGGAACGCCAGGGAGGCGGTTCCGGAGCCGGTGGCGGTAAAGGTTCCGTGGGGCTTCGCGGACCGGGAGAAACGCAACTCGAAATGGACCGCCGTATCATCTTGAACCGTATGTCGTTACTGAAAGAACGTTTGGCAGAGATTGACAAGCAGAAAGCTACCCAGCGCAAAAATCGTGGACGCATGATACGCGTTGCATTAGTAGGTTACACTAATGTCGGAAAATCAACCATGATGAACCTTCTCTCGAAGAGCGAAGTATTTGCCGAGAACAAACTATTTGCTACTCTGGATACCACTGTGCGTAAAGTGATTATCGATAACCTGCCGTTCTTGTTATCCGATACGGTAGGATTTATCCGTAAATTGCCGACTGATTTGGTCGATTCGTTCAAGTCGACGCTCGACGAGGTGCGTGAAGCGGATTTGCTTGTGCATGTAGTCGATATTTCTCACCCCGGATTTGAAGAACAGATCGAAGTGGTAAACAAGACACTTGCCGAAATTGGCGGTGGTGGCAAACCCATGATACTTGTATTCAATAAAATAGACGCTTACACCTATGTGGAGAAAGCGCCGGATGACCTTACCCCCCGAACGAAAGAAAACTTAACACTCGAAGAACTGATGAAGACGTGGATGGCAAAAATGGAAGACAACTGTCTCTTTATTTCCGCCCGCGAAAGAATCAATATGGACGAACTGAAAAGCGTAGTTTATCAACGAGTGAAAGAACTACACGTTCAGAAATACCCCTATAACGATTTTCTTTATCAGACCTACGAAGAGGAGGAATAA